The following proteins come from a genomic window of Palaemon carinicauda isolate YSFRI2023 chromosome 12, ASM3689809v2, whole genome shotgun sequence:
- the LOC137650986 gene encoding uncharacterized protein — MRMLRWISGVTREDRIRNDYIKGSTKVVEISKKVQEGWLRCYGHLMMRDEDHVGRHNMEIEVQERRRRGRPRKRWRDCVRGDLQEKWNDEAEAQNRKRWKRLISNGDPI, encoded by the coding sequence atgagaatgcttaggtggatttctggggtgacaagagaggatcggataagaaatgactacataaaggGGTCGAcgaaggtggtggaaatatcaaagaaagtgcaggaagggtgGCTGAGATGTTATGGACACCTGATGATGAGAGATGAGGATCACGTTGGGAGACATAATATGGAAATAGAGGttcaagaaagaagaagaagagggagaccaagaaagagatggagggactgtgtgagaggagatctACAGGAGAAGTGGaatgatgaggcagaagcgcagaatagaaaaagatggaaacggctcatcagcaacggcgaccccatataa